One window of the Halobacillus litoralis genome contains the following:
- a CDS encoding sodium:calcium antiporter: protein MSDWVVFALFFISGISTFFIASRLSIFGDAVKEKSRVSSTFMGAVIGIAISLPELTSSVTAIIIDSPDLAVGNLIGSNLFNIMGLAIFDIVYRRYQILTHATVESKLYGWLVILMTLIVIAGLSLTLPTHIFHISYTSIAVILLYFIGSKFINDRTEYKGRKVKNKSGRYNEYTYKQVLIRFILAAVAIMLIGSVLTVTAERISVITGIGASFIGAFLVAISTSLPDAVSVGTALKLRNFNLGISSLLGSNAFNLMILALTDLIYFRGNLLEESSPANIITGVASIIFILLIIYSITRKKVSAWNYLLPSVVIIVSYFVTTYLVFQIK, encoded by the coding sequence ATGAGCGATTGGGTTGTTTTTGCTCTATTTTTCATATCAGGAATCAGTACATTTTTTATTGCATCAAGGCTTTCGATTTTCGGGGATGCAGTGAAGGAAAAAAGTAGAGTTTCCTCTACATTTATGGGGGCTGTCATAGGGATAGCCATTTCTCTTCCGGAGTTGACGTCAAGTGTGACGGCGATCATTATTGATAGCCCTGATTTAGCAGTTGGTAATCTCATAGGGAGTAATTTATTTAATATAATGGGACTCGCCATTTTTGATATCGTTTATCGTCGCTATCAAATCCTGACCCATGCTACTGTTGAGAGTAAATTGTATGGTTGGCTGGTTATTCTGATGACATTGATTGTCATTGCTGGATTAAGTCTGACTCTCCCTACGCATATCTTTCATATCAGTTACACCTCTATAGCTGTGATTCTTCTTTATTTCATCGGTTCAAAATTTATTAATGACCGCACAGAATACAAAGGGAGAAAAGTTAAAAATAAAAGTGGAAGATATAATGAATATACGTATAAACAAGTGTTAATACGATTTATATTAGCAGCTGTTGCTATCATGCTGATTGGCAGTGTCCTAACGGTGACAGCTGAAAGAATTTCCGTAATTACGGGGATAGGAGCCTCGTTCATTGGTGCTTTTCTTGTCGCAATCAGTACGTCCCTGCCTGATGCCGTAAGTGTAGGGACCGCCTTGAAATTAAGGAACTTCAATTTGGGCATCAGTTCTCTGCTTGGAAGTAATGCTTTCAACTTGATGATATTAGCGCTTACAGATCTTATTTACTTCCGAGGCAACTTGTTGGAAGAGTCGTCGCCTGCGAATATAATTACTGGGGTTGCATCTATCATCTTCATCCTGTTGATCATTTATAGCATTACCAGGAAAAAAGTGAGTGCCTGGAATTATCTGCTTCCTTCAGTAGTGATCATTGTGAGTTATTTTGTTACTACCTACCTTGTCTTTCAAATCAAGTGA